The following proteins are encoded in a genomic region of Ostrea edulis chromosome 7, xbOstEdul1.1, whole genome shotgun sequence:
- the LOC125653305 gene encoding uncharacterized protein LOC125653305: protein MSLRCGREYCFLDQICCGPPSAEYCCWDQEIEVSSPPVIIITTVSIGSLLLFLGVTALLIRCLCKKRPTAGRMMGARVQPINDKTYPTNTAYPQGHIVPPPNVQQGGMTQTRPVIGQHTAYNSTTYPPGHGEAPYPHQMQVIQSAEPPKYQEVTAGPHDRGLRRENASLEVSYPPGHVPPPFDYKPPFAPPEWQMYN from the exons ATGTCACTGAGATGCGGGAGGGAATATTGTTTTCTTGACCAGATATGTTGTGGACCTCCTTCAGCTGAGTATTGCTGCTGGGACCAAGAAATCGAAGTTAGTTCTCCGCCAGTAATAATTATCACGACAGTTTCGATTGGTTCACTGTTGCTTTTCCTCGGTGTAACAGCTCTTCTGATTCGATGTTTGTGCAAGAAGAGACCAACAGCCGGCAGGATGATGG GTGCACGGGTACAGCCCATCAATGACAAGACATACCCGACGAATACAGCTTATCCACAAGGTCACATTGTACCACCGCCTAACGTTCAACAGGGAGGGATGACTCAAACCCGACCAGTCATAGGGCAGCACACGGCTTACAATTCGACTACTTATCCGCCAGGACACGGAGAAGCGCCTTATCCACATCAAATGCAAGTCATACAATCAGCGGAACCCCCAAAGTATCAGGAGGTGACTGCAGGACCTCATGACAGAGGCCTGCGGAGAGAAAACGCTTCACTAGAGGTATCCTATCCCCCGGGGCATGTTCCACCCCCTTTTGATTACAAACCGCCGTTTGCACCGCCAGAGTGGCAAATGTACAACTAA